One genomic region from Bacteroidota bacterium encodes:
- a CDS encoding AMP-binding protein, with the protein MLQKIKNIILANPDKDAFCINDVFTTYSNFASLLSNIRFEIENSCLQTEEMIGIVTYNDIQTYASIFATMFSGYGFVPLNPENPDDRNTEICKHAGVKTILSSKEKPAYIFDKNFISTNNLPDKAIDLSLDNYKKENVACILFTSGSTGVPKGVPLTFENITATLDAFFSLGYKISSEDRFLQMFDFTFDLSMFSYLPALSVGACVYTVPLSGIKYLEAYKVMNKYKVSIAVMVPSTLSFLSPYFKNISLEDVRYSIHGGEAFNIQLAKKWAECIPNAQIINASGPCETTMFCMGYELNNDFNKNKTYNDVLAFGYPWSSNIAIVVDENLKEVTQGEIGELCFSGKNVMNGYWKNPELNKKVFFTKIINGNELRFYRTGDMSFIDKKGMFYSCGRKDFQVKIQGHKVELTEIEKYARRFTGIMNVAAITYEIIPGIFEICLFVEKNNKTKEDLNSYLKKKLPNYMLPKGIIVLDKFPLNNYDKINRKYLLNKILKNEISC; encoded by the coding sequence ATGCTACAAAAAATCAAAAATATTATTCTTGCTAATCCTGACAAAGATGCTTTTTGCATTAATGATGTTTTTACTACCTATTCCAATTTTGCCAGCCTGCTTTCCAATATTCGATTTGAAATAGAAAACAGTTGTTTGCAAACGGAGGAAATGATTGGAATTGTTACCTACAACGATATTCAAACATACGCATCAATTTTTGCCACAATGTTTTCAGGCTACGGTTTTGTGCCTTTAAATCCTGAAAACCCTGATGACAGAAATACAGAAATTTGCAAGCATGCAGGAGTTAAAACGATTTTAAGTTCTAAAGAAAAACCTGCATATATTTTCGATAAAAATTTTATTTCAACAAATAATCTACCTGATAAAGCAATAGACCTTTCATTAGATAATTACAAAAAAGAAAACGTTGCTTGTATTTTATTTACTTCCGGAAGTACAGGTGTTCCTAAGGGAGTTCCTCTAACATTTGAAAATATAACCGCCACTCTTGATGCATTCTTTTCACTCGGTTACAAAATAAGTTCAGAAGACAGATTTTTGCAAATGTTTGATTTTACATTCGACCTTTCTATGTTTTCATATTTGCCAGCTTTGTCTGTTGGAGCTTGTGTTTACACCGTTCCACTTTCAGGGATAAAATACCTTGAAGCTTACAAGGTGATGAATAAATACAAAGTCAGCATTGCTGTTATGGTTCCTTCAACTCTTTCATTTTTAAGTCCTTATTTCAAAAACATTTCTCTTGAAGATGTTCGCTATTCAATTCATGGAGGAGAAGCTTTTAATATTCAGCTTGCTAAAAAATGGGCGGAATGCATACCCAATGCACAGATAATTAATGCTTCAGGACCTTGCGAAACAACAATGTTTTGTATGGGTTATGAGTTGAACAATGATTTCAATAAAAACAAAACCTATAATGATGTTCTTGCTTTTGGATATCCGTGGAGTAGTAACATAGCGATTGTTGTTGATGAAAATTTAAAAGAAGTTACTCAAGGAGAAATTGGAGAACTTTGTTTTTCGGGAAAAAATGTAATGAATGGATATTGGAAAAATCCCGAATTAAATAAAAAAGTATTTTTTACAAAAATAATTAATGGCAATGAATTAAGATTTTATCGTACAGGAGATATGTCTTTTATTGATAAAAAAGGAATGTTTTATTCTTGTGGGCGTAAAGATTTTCAGGTAAAAATACAAGGGCATAAAGTTGAACTTACGGAAATAGAAAAGTATGCTCGTAGATTTACGGGAATAATGAATGTTGCAGCAATTACTTATGAAATTATTCCCGGTATTTTTGAAATATGTCTTTTTGTTGAAAAAAACAACAAAACAAAAGAGGATTTAAACTCATACCTAAAAAAGAAACTTCCAAACTATATGCTACCAAAGGGAATTATTGTTTTAGACAAATTTCCTTTAAACAACTATGACAAAATTAACAGAAAATATCTTCTCAATAAAATTTTAAAAAACGAAATTTCTTGTTGA
- a CDS encoding polysaccharide deacetylase family protein, whose protein sequence is MKKQLINTLNSFSAFLPTAFLSSFSGQKIVMPAYHAITNEKKAHFNPVLFKIRGIKEFKSDLDFFLKNFNAVNINELIDSAKNKMPFQKKSFFLSFDDGLSECYKVIAPILLEKGIPATFFVNTDFVDNKNLFYRFKVSIFIDSLNKNNYSDTVLKEISKLLSIVKYSTDSLIKTLLTVDYQSKTILDKIAIVLNINFDNYLKTEKPYLSSEQINSLIDDGFSIGSHSCDHPLFHQIPIEKQVSQIEESLKYLRRNHKIKNPVFSFPFTDHLVSKEFFTTVYDKKNPIADITFGCAGLKNDSIPLNLQRIAMDTSNNKAKTIINTEYLYYLLKAPLGKNKIIRK, encoded by the coding sequence TTGAAAAAGCAACTTATCAATACTCTAAATAGTTTCTCAGCTTTTTTGCCAACCGCATTTTTATCATCTTTTTCGGGACAAAAAATTGTAATGCCTGCTTACCACGCAATTACAAATGAAAAAAAAGCACATTTTAATCCTGTACTTTTTAAAATAAGAGGAATTAAAGAATTTAAATCCGATTTGGATTTCTTTTTAAAAAACTTTAATGCAGTAAATATTAATGAACTTATTGACTCTGCAAAAAACAAAATGCCATTTCAAAAAAAGAGTTTTTTTCTTTCTTTTGATGACGGACTAAGCGAATGCTATAAGGTTATCGCTCCCATTTTGTTAGAAAAAGGAATTCCTGCTACCTTTTTTGTAAACACTGATTTTGTCGATAACAAAAATTTATTTTATCGTTTTAAAGTCAGCATTTTTATTGATTCTCTTAATAAAAATAATTATTCCGATACAGTTTTAAAAGAAATTTCCAAGCTTCTCTCAATAGTAAAATATTCAACCGATAGTTTAATAAAAACGTTACTTACAGTTGATTATCAAAGTAAAACAATTCTTGATAAAATTGCAATTGTTTTAAATATTAATTTTGACAATTACTTAAAAACAGAAAAGCCCTATTTATCAAGCGAGCAAATTAATTCTCTAATTGATGATGGATTTTCTATTGGTTCACATAGCTGTGATCATCCTTTGTTTCATCAAATCCCTATTGAGAAGCAAGTTTCTCAAATTGAAGAAAGTCTTAAATATTTAAGGAGAAATCATAAAATAAAAAATCCTGTATTCTCATTTCCTTTTACAGATCATTTGGTTTCAAAAGAGTTTTTTACAACTGTTTATGACAAAAAAAATCCCATTGCAGATATTACTTTTGGTTGTGCAGGATTAAAAAATGATTCTATTCCATTAAATTTGCAGAGAATTGCAATGGATACTTCTAACAATAAAGCAAAGACAATTATAAACACAGAATATTTGTATTATTTATTAAAAGCTCCATTAGGTAAAAACAAAATTATTAGAAAGTAG
- the pheS gene encoding phenylalanine--tRNA ligase subunit alpha, whose amino-acid sequence MENRIKELTKDVETLKATTIEEVEELRIKYLGRKGLLQQLFIDFKKLPPDEKKIYGKSLNIFKQKVNSVIEALKDGFKEKEEYEKYAKLDLSLESPQENVGSRHPISIVKNIIIEHFARIGFTVSEGPEIVDDWHNFTALNFPADHPAKDMQDTFFIRQNPDVLLRTHTSSIQIQEMESKALPIRTISIGRVYRNETISYKSHVQFHQVEGLYVDKGVSFADLKQTLFYYVKQFFGDDYEVRFRPSYFPFTEPSAEMDIRPINSQKWMEILGCGMVDPNVLENCKIDSSKYTGFAFGMGIERMAMLKFGIEDIRTLYENDVRFLEQFTSEV is encoded by the coding sequence TAAAGGCTTGCTACAACAACTTTTTATCGATTTCAAAAAGCTACCTCCGGATGAAAAAAAGATTTACGGAAAAAGTTTAAATATCTTTAAACAAAAAGTAAACTCTGTAATTGAAGCTTTAAAAGATGGCTTTAAAGAAAAGGAAGAGTATGAGAAATATGCAAAGCTTGACCTTAGTTTAGAGTCTCCGCAAGAAAATGTAGGTTCACGTCATCCTATTTCTATTGTAAAAAATATTATAATTGAACATTTTGCACGAATTGGCTTTACTGTGTCAGAAGGTCCAGAAATAGTGGATGACTGGCATAATTTTACAGCTCTCAATTTTCCGGCAGATCATCCTGCAAAGGATATGCAGGATACATTTTTTATCCGACAGAATCCTGATGTATTACTACGTACGCATACATCTTCAATACAAATTCAGGAAATGGAATCTAAGGCTTTGCCAATTAGAACAATTTCAATTGGTAGGGTTTACAGAAACGAAACTATTTCATACAAATCACATGTTCAATTCCATCAGGTTGAAGGGCTTTATGTTGACAAAGGTGTTTCTTTTGCCGACCTTAAGCAAACACTTTTTTATTACGTAAAACAATTCTTTGGAGATGATTATGAAGTTCGCTTCCGCCCATCATATTTTCCTTTTACTGAACCATCGGCAGAAATGGATATTCGTCCGATAAATTCCCAAAAATGGATGGAAATTCTCGGCTGTGGAATGGTTGACCCCAATGTTCTTGAAAATTGTAAAATTGACAGTTCAAAATATACAGGCTTTGCATTCGGAATGGGAATAGAGAGAATGGCAATGTTAAAATTTGGAATTGAGGACATAAGAACTCTTTACGAAAACGATGTTCGTTTTCTTGAACAATTTACTTCTGAAGTTTAA